Proteins encoded together in one Telopea speciosissima isolate NSW1024214 ecotype Mountain lineage chromosome 4, Tspe_v1, whole genome shotgun sequence window:
- the LOC122659773 gene encoding protein EXORDIUM-like, with the protein MASFISALLFQVLLVVSLLHLSNAARRLAGSVEQQSMLFQYHKGPLLSGKISVNLIWYGNFNPAQRAIVSDFISSLSSSQASLKAQPQPSVLTWWKTTDKYYYLSSKNKKPSSLSLQMGSQILDEKYSLGKSLTRKQIVQLAARGDHRKVVNVVLTATDVTVEGFCMDTCGSHGSQGKKSKFAYIWVGNSETQCPGQCAWPFHQPIYGPQNPPLIAPNNDVGMDGMVINLASLLAATATNPFGNGFYQGPAEAPLEAASACPGIYGKGAYPGYAGELLVDSTTGASYNANGANGRKYLLPALFDPTTSSCSTLI; encoded by the coding sequence ATGGCCTCGTTTATTTCTGCATTGCTCTTCCAAGTCCTCTTGGTGGTTTCCCTCTTACATCTCTCCAATGCTGCGAGGAGACTCGCTGGATCGGTGGAGCAGCAGTCTATGCTCTTCCAATACCACAAGGGTCCTCTTCTCTCAGGCAAAATCTCTGTCAATCTAATCTGGTACGGCAATTTCAACCCTGCCCAACGCGCCATTGTTTCAGATTTCATCTCTTCCCTCTCATCCTCACAAGCTTCATTGAAGGCCCAACCCCAACCCTCTGTTCTCACATGGTGGAAGACCACAGACAAATACTACTACCTCAGCTCAAAGAACAAGAAGCCCTCTTCGCTCTCTCTCCAAATGGGTAGCCAGATCCTTGATGAGAAGTACTCATTAGGCAAATCCCTCACCAGGAAGCAAATCGTGCAGCTCGCAGCTAGAGGCGATCATAGAAAGGTCGTAAATGTAGTTCTAACCGCCACAGATGTCACCGTCGAGGGCTTCTGTATGGACACATGCGGAAGCCATGGTTCCCAAGGCAAGAAATCAAAGTTCGCTTACATCTGGGTTGGTAACTCTGAGACTCAGTGCCCAGGTCAATGTGCTTGGCCCTTCCACCAGCCCATCTATGGCCCTCAGAACCCACCATTGATTGCTCCAAACAATGATGTGGGCATGGATGGAATGGTTATCAATCTGGCTAGTCTCTTGGCTGCTACTGCTACCAAcccttttggaaatggtttctATCAAGGCCCGGCTGAGGCACCATTGGAGGCAGCTTCAGCTTGCCCTGGTATCTATGGGAAGGGGGCTTACCCTGGTTATGCAGGGGAGTTGTTGGTGGATTCAACTACTGGTGCTAGCTACAATGCCAACGGTGCAAATGGAAGGAAGTACCTTCTTCCAGCACTGTTTGATCCTACCACATCGTCATGCTCTACATTGATCTAA
- the LOC122659770 gene encoding protein PHOSPHATE-INDUCED 1-like: MASSVSKFLFQALLLVSIFCLSNAGRRLTDLVEEQQSMLFQYHNGPLLSGKISVNLIWYGNFKPTQQAIISDFVSSLSGSDSFKSQSQPSVLTWWRTTDKYYHLSSKYKKPTSSLTLEISNQILDENYSMGKSLTRTQIEQLAARGDHRNAINVVLTAADVNVEGFCRDTCGSHGSYGKKSKFAYIWVGNSETQCPGQCAWPFYQPIYGPQNPPLIAPNNDVGMDGMVINLASLLAATATNPFGNGFFQGPAMAPLEAASACPGIYGKGAYPGYAGDLLVDSTTGASYNANGANGRKYLLPALFDPSTSSCSTLV, translated from the coding sequence ATGGCCTCTTCGGTTTCTAAATTTCTCTTCCAAGCCCTCCTGTTGGTTTCCATCTTCTGTCTCTCCAATGCTGGGAGAAGACTCACTGACTTGGTAGAAGAGCAGCAGAGTATGCTCTTTCAATACCATAATGGCCCTCTTCTCTCTGGCAAAATCTCTGTTAATCTCATCTGGTATGGCAATTTCAAGCCTACCCAACAAGCCATTATCTCTGATTTCGTCTCTTCGCTTTCTGGGTCAGATTCATTTAAGTCCCAATCCCAACCCTCTGTTTTAACCTGGTGGAGAACCACAGACAAGTACTACCATCTCAGCTCCAAATACAAGAAGCCCACCTCTTCCCTGACTCTAGAGATTAGTAATCAGATCCTTGACGAGAACTACTCAATGGGCAAATCGCTTACCCGCACCCAAATTGAGCAACTTGCAGCAAGAGGCGATCATAGAAATGCCATTAATGTAGTTTTGACCGCCGCCGATGTCAATGTCGAGGGCTTCTGCAGGGACACATGTGGAAGCCATGGTTCCTATGGCAAGAAATCGAAGTTTGCTTACATCTGGGTTGGCAATTCAGAGACTCAGTGCCCGGGCCAATGTGCTTGGCCTTTCTACCAGCCCATTTATGGACCTCAGAACCCACCATTGATTGCCCCAAACAACGATGTGGGCATGGATGGAATGGTTATCAATCTGGCTAGTCTCTTGGCTGCAACTGCTACCAATCCATTTGGGAATGGTTTTTTTCAAGGCCCGGCAATGGCACCATTGGAGGCAGCTTCTGCTTGCCCTGGTATTTATGGAAAGGGAGCTTACCCTGGCTATGCAGGGGATCTGCTGGTGGATTCAACTACTGGTGCTAGCTACAATGCCAATGGTGCAAATGGGAGAAAGTACCTTCTTCCTGCTCTGTTTGATCCTTCCACATCTTCGTGCTCTACATTGGTCTAA
- the LOC122659126 gene encoding uncharacterized protein LOC122659126 has product MGEVVAGFASFYGDCSNDIVELRALRDGLKMCERLGYTEIQANSDSTATIMTVMKGRHGNWKGWYWMQEIQVLINRIKPKISFTYREGNRAADYLASLACEQKRDLVFHGENQLPQELRRITREEALGLAVICF; this is encoded by the coding sequence ATGGGGGAAGTGGTGGCTGGCTTTGCTAGCTTCTATGGTGACTGTTCCAATGATATTGTAGAATTGCGAGCACTGAGAGATGGTTTAAAAATGTGTGAGAGGTTAGGCTACACGGAGATCCAGGCCAACTCAGACTCGACAGCTACTATCATGACTGTGATGAAAGGAAGGCATGGTAATTGGAAAGGATGGTATTGGATGCAGGAAATTCAAGTGTTGATTAACCGCATCAAACCAAAAATTTCATTCACATATAGAGAAGGGAACAGGGCGGCAGATTACCTAGCTAGTTTAGCTTGTGAACAGAAAAGAGACCTGGTGTTTCACGGGGAAAATCAATTACCACAAGAACTCCGCAGGATTACTCGAGAAGAGGCTTTAGGCCTAGCAGTGATTTGCTTTTGA